Part of the Candidatus Brocadia sinica JPN1 genome, TTTCCTGGTTGAGTTCATCTTCAACAAATTGTTGGGCTTTTTTTCCCATCTCCGCAAATGGAGAGCTATCCGCTAAAAGTGTTTCTATTTTTTCACTGAGATCCTCCGCATTTCCCGGCTGGAAGGTCAAACCCGTCTCATTATCCCTGATGAGTTCCGGAATACCGCCTATCCTTGCGCCAATTACCGGTATGCCCATCGCAAAAGCCTCTATAACGGACATGGGATTATTTTCATACCATTCCGATGGGAGGACTGCCGCCATGCTGTTTCTTATTTCCCGATACAAGTCTTCTCCCTTCATATACCCAAAGAACCTTACATTATCAATACCATCGGACTTGACCTTTTCCCGGAGTTCTTCTCTCATAGGCCCGTCTCCGATGATCTTGACCGTAGCGCAGTTGTTGTGCTTATTTCCCTGGTACAATATTTTAGCCGCTTCAATCAACGTCAGCAGCCCCTTTTCCGGAGAAAGTCTGCCAAAATAAACAAGAGAGTTCTCCTTCTTGTCTCTCTGGCGCTTTACATCTCCGGAAAGCCCTCTGAACTTCTCGCTATCAATATAATTTGGCAGACAGACAATTTCTTTTTTAAACCCCATCTCCGAGAGTTTATCTTTGAGAAAACGGCTTGGGGAAATGAAAATATCCACATTATCATAAATATCAAGCGCTTTATGATGAAGGTACATCTCTGAAGTGCTTAAAAGAGTTTTAGCAAGCGACTCTTTAACGCACCTTTTTTTTATCGCCATAAAGTATTTTCCGCCATAACAGGCTTCACAGGGTTTCTCAAAGGCCTGAAGATGGTAAGAGGCGCACACCATCTTATAGTCATGAAGCGTCATTACCACAGGTATCTTTCTCTTTTTAAGCACGTGAAGAATTGATGGAGAAATATGGTGGTAAATATTATGAAGATGGGCAATATCCACGGGATATTTATCCAATAACTGAGAGAGAAGTTTCTTTGCCTCAAAAAAATAGAGTATTCTGCCGCCAGTCTTAAGTTTAGACATCATCCCGCTGTTATTAGTATGTAACTCTACATAAGGCAAAAAATAACAACTCGTCTCGCAAGGGATGTTTTGAGGGTGATGCATTGAAAAAAAAACGGAACGGTGGCCTTTTGATTCTAAAAGACGGGCTGTATTTAAATAGACCGCCTCTGCCCCGCCCCGAAAATAATGAAACTTATTTATATGAAGAATATTCATATGGCTCTCCAACGATAACCCCATTTCCTTGTGTAGTTAAATATATCTTCCCTTGGCCATGCGGATCTATTGCCAAACAGATAATCTTTAAAGAAATCGTTAACAAATCATCGTTATGGATAGGAACCCAATTTCTGCCACCATCGGCGCTTTTATATATACCCGGCGTAAATCCCCCGATATCTTCATCTCCTACACCGGGAACGGAAGCAAGATAGAGAGCGCCATCATGCGGATCAATACCCATTGCACCACCATGAACAATACAGGACGGTGTAACCTTCTTCCATTTTTTTCCTCCGTCAGCAGTCTTGTAAACCCCGTGTTTTCTTAATCCGACATAGACAATATCCGGATTATCAGGATCAAGCGCCATACCGCCAACAAATTGATCCATCCCCTTTATGCCATCCTGTGGCAAATCTTCGCTGATAATTTCCCAATCTTTGCCACCGTTTACAGTCTTGTATACTCCATTGCCTTTATCTAAAATATAAATTACCCTGGATGATTTGGGATGAATCAGGATTAAGTTTCCTTTTCTTTGGAAAATAGTATCTGTCTTCCCTGTGGTAACTTTCTCCCACTCTTTTCCACCATTGATTGTTTTATAAAGCCCCTTTTCTGTCAGAGCGGCGAATACCGTATCGTAATTTGCAGGATCAATAGCCAAAGCTGTTACCCCGGCAACCGGGAGACCTTTATTTGCCTCATGCCAATCTTTCCCGCCGTTTGTACTTTTAAAAATTGTGCCGCTGTTTATTTCCGTTGCATCTCCCCCCAGATAAACGGTTGAAGTTTCATGACGTGGATCAATGGCGAAACATAAACCGTTTTTCATTCTGTATTTTTCCCATATATTTTTATCCTCTTTTTCATCCCAATTGCCAATGCCTTTTAAAGAACGCTCAAAGGTCTTTCCCCTTTCCCCGCTCTGGAGGAATACCCAATCACTGGCTCCTACAAAGAAAATATCCGGTCTTTTCGGATCGAAGGCTATCTGGTGCAGACAGGTAGCTTCCAGACCTTTTACCTTTGCGCGCCAGGTTACACCTCCATCATCGCTTCTCCATATACCGGATCTCCCTGCGGAATAAATTCGTTTGCTGTTAGTTGGATCGACCAACAAGCAATTTGCAAAATATCCGGCGCCCCCCGGCCAATTTGTTTCCTTAATCCACCAACCTTCAGGGTAAATATTTTCTCTCTTACCGGTAAGTTTAACCCAATAATCCCCCCCATTCACGCTTTTATAGATTTGTCCTCTTCGCTCACCGGATCCTGCATATATTATTTCCGGATTTTGAGGATCAATAGTTAATGAAACATATTTTATATTGCTCAAATTGAGCTTTGCTGGCATCAATTCTTCCAATCCTTTATTTTTCGCTACCCATACATTACCCCCGTCTATTGTCTTAAATATTCCTTGTCCTCCGCAAGCTGCATATATTATGTTGGGATTTGTAGGATCCATGACTAATTGATGCGCATCACCGATCATATCTCCTATCTTTATCCAACCATCCCCCCCATCGCTGCTTTTGAAGATGCCTCCCTGAAAATCTTTTCCTCTTTCCTTTCCTATGACCGAAGATGCATAAACTATTTGTGGATTAGCCGGGTTTATCAGGAGTGACGATACGCATTTCCCATCGAGACCCTTTCTTAACCAGGTAATCCCCCCATCTGTAGTTTTGAAAATGCCGTCTTTGTAACTACCTGCATAAATAATTTTAGAATCTCCAGGATCGACAACAATTAATCCCCTCCCTTTGGGCCTGCTCACTCCTATTCTATCGAATTTTACCTTTCGGGTCAAAAGTTGCCAGGATTTTCCATGATCTGAACTTTTGAATATCCCCCCCTTCTGAGAATTGCCAATTCCGAGATACATGATTCTCTGTTTCTGGTCAATTGTCAGCGCCGCTGCCAGCCTATCCGTGGGCCACTGTAATCCTTTATTAACCGGCATCCATGAGTCTCCATAATCCGTGCTCTTGTAAATACCCCCAACATCAATGCCTGCATACACAATGTTTGGTTCCTTCTGGTTAATAATTACAAAATTTGTAAATCCTCCCCCATTGATATTAATTGGGGACCAACGATAATTAACGTGCGTCGATGGGCTGGTTTCATCAGCCTTGAGGATGCAAACGCTTAAAATAGTTAATGAACAAATGAAAAGAAAAATTGTTTTTTTCATGGCAATTTTTCTATAAACATAAAAATCTGATTCTTATGTTAGCCATTGCGTTAAATCCTTATGTATCAAATCCTGTAATTTCAATATATCTTCTCTATAGATCTCTTTCAGAAGTTTTCTGTTAGAACCTTCTAATTGGGACTTGTGAGCAAAGCTTTCCAAAATCTTATTTCTTATGCTTGTCCTGGCTCCTGCGGGTAGGAATTTTTTGATTAGCTCTTTCAACAAGTTCTGCTTGTATATGAGCTTTCCCAAAAGTTTATCCTTGTCACCCACCGACACATTATGTTTCAGGCCAGTTTCGATATTGAAAGAGCTATCCACACCAAGGAACTCCAGTAAATCATGAACAAGCTGTTTAGAATTCACCTCTAAATTTTCAAAAAGATATACTCTCACCTGGTCAAAAGTATCTTTATAAGACTTTATCTGATTATAGTAAAAACCATAATCAATATAGTTATAATATTTTGATAATTGCCTTGATTTCCATTTTTCGATTACCTCTTCAAAAGGAAAATTAAGCAAACCACCCGCTCTGTCATTCAAATAATGAGAAAAGGCCCTCTCTGCAGGATCACGAATAATTATGATAATTTTTAATTCTTTCCAATGGGGATGATATTTTTTTATATTTTTTATGGTTTCCTCATAGAGATATAAATAGACCGTTGAAGCTTCTCCTGCTATCCGTGAATCTCCTGCATCTTTAAATAAATCCAGATATTTATGAAAATCACTTACTATATTTATCCGGTTAAAAATATCTTCGTCCTTTTCCTTTGCCTCCGCAAAGGAGAAAAAACACGGCTCTTTATTCTTTGACATAAATATCTGAGGATGCTGTTGTAAGTAGGAATAAAGGGAAGTCGTACCGCTCTTTGCTGCGCCAACTACCAGAAAGTCTGGCAAGTTCATCTCTTTCCCTGCGGCTTTAACGTGCATTTGATAAAACCTTATCGTAGCATCCTGCAAGAGTATGTGCTTTTTGTAACCCCAAAAATGCTTCGTTGCAGATTGTATTGTTTGGCATTTTATTCATTAGCGTTTGCTTCGAATTTTGGATTTTGTGCATCAGCGTTAATCCTGTTTTTTTCTTCCAGGATATTAGCGGCAATTACAAGACCGGCAAAAGCCGAAAAATAGTACTGAAAATTAATCTTCCATAGCATATGGGTGAAAAAGCATATAATTACATAAGCAAAAAGAACGGAGATAAAAACTACGGAAAGACATTTAAAATAGAACTGCTTTGTATAACGGAACAATTTAAAAGATTCCCGAAACAACGTAAAGAGATACAACGAATAAACAGATAAGCCGCAGATCCCCGTAGTCATTAGTAAGGTTAAATAATTGTTGTGTTCAGGAATAGAATCCTTCAACCGTAAATTTGCTATCTTCGACTGAATATCAAAGCCATTACCAAACAACTTTTTTATTATGGTACTGTAGTTAAGAAAATAATCAAAATTTGCCTGCCATATACCAATCCTGGCACTTAACAAATCGGGATCCAGACGAAAAAAACTTCCCGTTTTTAAAATTACATATATGTCGCTAAACCGATCCCGAACGGTAGGGTTAAAAACCGCCATGAAGATAATCAAACAAAGAACAGGCACCGTAATCTTAAAATTCTTTCTAACCAGATTCCATACAAGAAGCAGAACAGCTATCCCTATCCATACATTTCTGGTATAGGTTTGATATATTATAAAAAGCATTATTGCTAAAATAATAAACCACAATACTTTCCCAGAATTTTTCACAGATTTTGAATAGAAAAAAAGGAAAATGGGAAAGACAGCTAATAAATAGTAAGAAAAGTTATTTGTATAGCCACCAAAGTCCTGCGTGCTATAACGAATATAACCACCTAATTCTGTATGGATTCCTTTGAGATAATTCCTTAAGAATAGAACAAACGGTATCAACAAGGCTATGATAATACACCAACAAACTGCATTCATTCTTTTTTTATACGATTTATCCTCCATCTTGAGAACCACCAAAATAGTTATATTAAGGATCAAAAATCCCTGAAGCAACTTAAGCCAGTATCCGAAACCTGTTATGAAGTCCTGGGTAAAAAAAATCGGAATAATACTTAAACCCATGAAGACACCATAGACCTTGTTTACACTTAAACGGAAGACATTATAACCGGAAAAAAGAAAATAGCATAAAGAAAGCGCTGCGACTGAAACTCCCATGTATTGCGTTATTCTAACATCTCCAGCAGCTTCAACATCATAAAAGACATCAACAATACTTCTGCTTGCCAAAAGAAAATAAAAGGCATACTCTATCTTAGTAAAAAAAATAAGCAAAAAGGTCATGGCGCCCAAGATGGCAAAGGCTTTGAAATCATACTGTAAAATCATGATTCCGAAAAAACAGGATATCAGCCCAACAAAAAATGTATTGAGAGATTTTTCATTTATTGCGCTTTTTATTAGCATATACATTACCTTGTTAAAAAACGTAAATGGTTATTGAGTTAGCTCAGCAATGTAAATAGCTTGGGAGTTAACACTGGCAATAACTAATCTATCAAAGAGTTGAAGCTCCCATTTTCTGCGATTAAACCGATAACAAAATTCATTAAGATATGCTTGTAAATGTTTTTTCCCGAATCTATGGAAAGTTCCCATGATAAATGATTTGGCGTTAGAGATCAAAATGTGTGTCCATTTGAGTACTTTATGGGCATTTTTACTTTTAACAATTTCTTGTATGTGATTATGTCCACTTTTGCTAACAATAGTATAGACAGGCAAACCATCGGTCTTAGCCGGTCGATTTCCTCTCACACTCACTTTTACGAGGTGGTCAATGGTAGCACTGTCTACTTTGTCTACAACGGTCATTTTGGCAAAGCCAACGGCATCTCCATGGGTAGATGCTTCAACAATTACAGCTGTTTTCGAAGTGTCACGACCGCGATTACTACTTCCCTTTGTGGAACTGCCAAAGAAAGAGTCATTAATCTCAACAATCCCAGTCAATTGATAGGTAGAATCATGACTCTTCATCGCATGGCGAATCTTGCGCAACATCGTCCAGGCTTTCCAATAGCTCAGACCAAGCCTCTTGGAAAGAGACAAAGCAGAGAACCCACGTTTATCCATACTTGTCAGATATATTGCACAGAGCCAGAGCAGAAGCGAAGTCCTCGTATTATGCATTACCGTTCCGGCTGTCAAAGATGTCTGATGCCGACATTTTTTGCACTGATACAATTTACGCTTAGTAACATGGTAATATTCTTGATGCCCGCAACTGGGATAAGCAAATCCTTGTGGCCAGCGGTGTTCAAAAAGCCTTTTTTCACAATCATCTTCTGTTTGATATTTTGTCTGAAATTCAAAACGACAGATGACTCTGAAGTGTTCCTAGAGAACACACTCCTTTGAGGCAAAACTGAAAGATTATGATATCCCTTTGAAGTTCGCGGCGGTTCCTGGCAGGTGGAACAAGGATGATGACAATACGTGTCACATCCTTATTGCCAGCCAACTCACTGCGTTTGCAAAGACCGTTATCGCCAAACTACCTGTTCCTGCAAAAATCGGCAGTCTTGTCTTTTGGCCATTCTATATGAGTTTTCCTTTCAAAATACAAAACGAAGCCCGCAATCTCGACACTGATCTACCAACTCCTGCCTGCCATCACGCAAATATTCATATTCACAAAGAACAACATGGATGCTCTTTCGCAATGTCCTAACCGGACAATGCTGACTTAAAAGGGCTATTATGCTCCTTCATCTTCTTTGCCTCGATCCAATGGGATAAATCTCTATGAAGCAAATCTTGCAATTGCAGTATATCTTCTCTAAATAATCCCTTAAGATATTCCCGCATTTCTGGTTTCATCTCAATTTTTTTTAAGTTTTTTGTATCTAAATATTCTACGAATTTAACCCTTTTTTTTTCAATTAAAAAAACTTTGCATATTTGTGTTATTATAGAATTACGTAACGTAGGTTTTGTAGGCTTTCTCAAAAAATTGCAGACAATTTTGACAAATTTATTTCTCGGGATACCAGAAACATTATACTTAATGCTCATATCAGGAATAAAAGAACTATCTATACCTAAAAACGAATAAATATCTTTTGCTAAACCAATAGGATTACTCTTTAAATCATCATATAAACAAACTTTAACTTGGTTGAAATTTTCTAAATATGCCTTTACTTGTTCATAATATAAACTAACACTCTGATAATGCCAACCGTATCCCCAGTTTTTTCTTTTTCTCTCATCCTCTGCTTTTAAGGCATCTTCAAATGATAAATATTCCCGCAAATCCCTACGAAGCATCATATAGTGAGAAAATGTCCTTTCTATCGGATTTCTCAAGATAATTATTATTTTTACTTCACCCAAGTACTCTTTTATA contains:
- a CDS encoding sulfotransferase: MHVKAAGKEMNLPDFLVVGAAKSGTTSLYSYLQQHPQIFMSKNKEPCFFSFAEAKEKDEDIFNRINIVSDFHKYLDLFKDAGDSRIAGEASTVYLYLYEETIKNIKKYHPHWKELKIIIIIRDPAERAFSHYLNDRAGGLLNFPFEEVIEKWKSRQLSKYYNYIDYGFYYNQIKSYKDTFDQVRVYLFENLEVNSKQLVHDLLEFLGVDSSFNIETGLKHNVSVGDKDKLLGKLIYKQNLLKELIKKFLPAGARTSIRNKILESFAHKSQLEGSNRKLLKEIYREDILKLQDLIHKDLTQWLT
- a CDS encoding IS1595 family transposase, producing MCRFEFQTKYQTEDDCEKRLFEHRWPQGFAYPSCGHQEYYHVTKRKLYQCKKCRHQTSLTAGTVMHNTRTSLLLWLCAIYLTSMDKRGFSALSLSKRLGLSYWKAWTMLRKIRHAMKSHDSTYQLTGIVEINDSFFGSSTKGSSNRGRDTSKTAVIVEASTHGDAVGFAKMTVVDKVDSATIDHLVKVSVRGNRPAKTDGLPVYTIVSKSGHNHIQEIVKSKNAHKVLKWTHILISNAKSFIMGTFHRFGKKHLQAYLNEFCYRFNRRKWELQLFDRLVIASVNSQAIYIAELTQ
- a CDS encoding WD40/YVTN/BNR-like repeat-containing protein, producing MKKTIFLFICSLTILSVCILKADETSPSTHVNYRWSPININGGGFTNFVIINQKEPNIVYAGIDVGGIYKSTDYGDSWMPVNKGLQWPTDRLAAALTIDQKQRIMYLGIGNSQKGGIFKSSDHGKSWQLLTRKVKFDRIGVSRPKGRGLIVVDPGDSKIIYAGSYKDGIFKTTDGGITWLRKGLDGKCVSSLLINPANPQIVYASSVIGKERGKDFQGGIFKSSDGGDGWIKIGDMIGDAHQLVMDPTNPNIIYAACGGQGIFKTIDGGNVWVAKNKGLEELMPAKLNLSNIKYVSLTIDPQNPEIIYAGSGERRGQIYKSVNGGDYWVKLTGKRENIYPEGWWIKETNWPGGAGYFANCLLVDPTNSKRIYSAGRSGIWRSDDGGVTWRAKVKGLEATCLHQIAFDPKRPDIFFVGASDWVFLQSGERGKTFERSLKGIGNWDEKEDKNIWEKYRMKNGLCFAIDPRHETSTVYLGGDATEINSGTIFKSTNGGKDWHEANKGLPVAGVTALAIDPANYDTVFAALTEKGLYKTINGGKEWEKVTTGKTDTIFQRKGNLILIHPKSSRVIYILDKGNGVYKTVNGGKDWEIISEDLPQDGIKGMDQFVGGMALDPDNPDIVYVGLRKHGVYKTADGGKKWKKVTPSCIVHGGAMGIDPHDGALYLASVPGVGDEDIGGFTPGIYKSADGGRNWVPIHNDDLLTISLKIICLAIDPHGQGKIYLTTQGNGVIVGEPYEYSSYK
- a CDS encoding glycosyltransferase family 4 protein; this translates as MNILHINKFHYFRGGAEAVYLNTARLLESKGHRSVFFSMHHPQNIPCETSCYFLPYVELHTNNSGMMSKLKTGGRILYFFEAKKLLSQLLDKYPVDIAHLHNIYHHISPSILHVLKKRKIPVVMTLHDYKMVCASYHLQAFEKPCEACYGGKYFMAIKKRCVKESLAKTLLSTSEMYLHHKALDIYDNVDIFISPSRFLKDKLSEMGFKKEIVCLPNYIDSEKFRGLSGDVKRQRDKKENSLVYFGRLSPEKGLLTLIEAAKILYQGNKHNNCATVKIIGDGPMREELREKVKSDGIDNVRFFGYMKGEDLYREIRNSMAAVLPSEWYENNPMSVIEAFAMGIPVIGARIGGIPELIRDNETGLTFQPGNAEDLSEKIETLLADSSPFAEMGKKAQQFVEDELNQEKHYRKLMEIYGQIAL
- a CDS encoding sulfotransferase family protein → MKGKLPNFLIVGAAKSGTTSLYYCLKQHPEVFMSPNKEPRFITAQFVKFPLKGIKDWKIERKIIKNFDEYKKLFSKVSYEKAIGEASVDNLYFYVNAIKYIKEYLGEVKIIIILRNPIERTFSHYMMLRRDLREYLSFEDALKAEDERKRKNWGYGWHYQSVSLYYEQVKAYLENFNQVKVCLYDDLKSNPIGLAKDIYSFLGIDSSFIPDMSIKYNVSGIPRNKFVKIVCNFLRKPTKPTLRNSIITQICKVFLIEKKRVKFVEYLDTKNLKKIEMKPEMREYLKGLFREDILQLQDLLHRDLSHWIEAKKMKEHNSPFKSALSG
- a CDS encoding O-antigen ligase family protein, with product MLIKSAINEKSLNTFFVGLISCFFGIMILQYDFKAFAILGAMTFLLIFFTKIEYAFYFLLASRSIVDVFYDVEAAGDVRITQYMGVSVAALSLCYFLFSGYNVFRLSVNKVYGVFMGLSIIPIFFTQDFITGFGYWLKLLQGFLILNITILVVLKMEDKSYKKRMNAVCWCIIIALLIPFVLFLRNYLKGIHTELGGYIRYSTQDFGGYTNNFSYYLLAVFPIFLFFYSKSVKNSGKVLWFIILAIMLFIIYQTYTRNVWIGIAVLLLVWNLVRKNFKITVPVLCLIIFMAVFNPTVRDRFSDIYVILKTGSFFRLDPDLLSARIGIWQANFDYFLNYSTIIKKLFGNGFDIQSKIANLRLKDSIPEHNNYLTLLMTTGICGLSVYSLYLFTLFRESFKLFRYTKQFYFKCLSVVFISVLFAYVIICFFTHMLWKINFQYYFSAFAGLVIAANILEEKNRINADAQNPKFEANANE